A single genomic interval of Juglans regia cultivar Chandler chromosome 1, Walnut 2.0, whole genome shotgun sequence harbors:
- the LOC108983044 gene encoding QWRF motif-containing protein 3-like — translation MKKEDNAQVVLLGDDQSFKLRRASRRSREVTSRFLSLSSLTSNETGIPSPNNQSFSPTRRKHITSSPTSSTNTRRQRSLDDSAALIHQLWPSSATSSSTKPTKNLGTLADHLGNERLKDRKNDKKTANGDGPFLDSRFENEKEISAKENQRPSLGRSMRYTGKLAFPGKSSSSSSSLLNSSAKTSSGFLPGRLSVDENEIFRKTYGKSGSFPNTSELNSEFSDVGSGADLGSPAIGKILVRSRKSEAEVSFKYTRDASAMQVSDSNISHPTSCDNFPRTNKFTIKNVIKRVNSLTDAKSQWALSPGRSSSPLMSVESKAKPMSFSSLKPPNSPSRATGMEKLLNIGLDLLKRKKSSTSSSMSMVPGSLESVHQLRLLHNRLLQWRYANARAEAVKVSIAIQAERNLLCGWDGLTKLRHSVVQKKLQLEKEKLGMKLNYILHSQIKLLEAWGGMERQHLSAVSKTKECLHTVVCKVPLTDGAKVDIQLATNTLGDALNLTTSIKSIFTSLGPSAENTVTLISELAEVVAQEKLLLEEALELFRTISILELQERSLKCSIIQFELWKQQSQQHQKQQEIPCIGV, via the exons ATGAAGAAGGAGGATAATGCACAGGTGGTGCTTTTGGGTGATGATCAGTCATTCAAACTCCGAAGAGCCAGCAGGAGATCCCGCGAGGTGACTTCGCGCTTTCTCTCCCTATCTTCACTCACTTCCAATGAAACCGGAATCCCATCTCCCAATAATCAGTCTTTCTCCCCGACTCGACGCAAGCACATTACCTCCAGTCCTACTTCTAGTACCAATACCCGCCGGCAACGGAGCCTTGATGATTCGGCCGCACTCATTCATCAACTTTGGCCTTCGTCGGCTACTTCTTCCTCCACTAAGCCAACCAAGAACTTGGGTACTCTGGCTGATCATCTTGGAAATGAGAGGCTCAAAGACCGCAAAAACGATAAGAAAACGGCCAACGGCGACGGCCCTTTCCTTGATAGTcggtttgagaatgagaaggaGATCAGCGCTAAAGAAAATCAAAGACCAAGTCTTGGACGGTCTATGAGGTATACCGGAAAATTAGCGTTTCCAGgaaaatcttcttcttcttcttcttcgttatTGAATTCGTCAGCTAAAACGTCTTCCGGTTTTCTTCCTGGAAGATTATCCGtagatgaaaatgagatattCCGGAAAACATATGGAAAATCCGGTTCTTTTCCCAACACTTCAGAGTTGAACTCGGAGTTTAGCGATGTGGGCTCGGGCGCGGATCTTGGTTCTCCGGCAATCGGAAAAATTTTGGTGAGATCACGGAAGTCGGAAGCAGAAGTTTCTTTCAAGTATACGAGAGATGCATCTGCAATGCAGGTCTCAGACTCAAATATTTCCCACCCGACATCATGTGATAATTTTCCTAGGACGAACAAGTTTACCATAAAAAATGTCATAAAGAGGGTGAATTCGCTTACAGACGCCAAGTCACAGTGGGCATTGTCGCCGGGGAGATCAAGCTCACCGCTGATGTCAGTAGAAAGTAAGGCGAAACCGATGTCATTTTCGAGTTTGAAGCCTCCGAATAGCCCCTCAAGGGCAACGGGCATGGAGAAATTACTTAACATAGGATTGGATTTGCTTAAGCGTAAGAAATCTTCTACATCTAGCTCGATGTCCATGGTGCCGGGTAGTTTAGAGAGCGTTCATCAACTGCGTCTGCTTCATAATCGGTTGTTGCAGTGGCGGTATGCCAATGCCAGAGCTGAGGCTGTGAAAGTGAGCATAGCTATTCAGGCTGAG AGAAATTTGTTGTGTGGCTGGGATGGTCTCACAAAGCTGCGACACTCTGTGGTACAGAAGAAGTTACAGcttgaaaaggaaaaacttgGCATGAAGCTGAACTATATACTTCATTCCCAA ATTAAGCTATTGGAAGCCTGGGGAGGCATGGAAAGGCAGCATCTATCGGCAGTGTCCAAGACCAAGGAGTGTTTGCATACTGTTGTCTGCAAAGTCCCCCTAACTGATGGTGCAAAG GTGGACATTCAATTAGCAACAAACACACTTGGAGATGCATTGAATCTCACAACTTCCATTAAGTCGATTTTTACAAGTCTTGGACCCTCG GCCGAGAACACTGTTACACTGATATCCGAATTAGCAGAGGTTGTTGCCCAAGAAAAGTTGCTCCTAGAGGAAGCCCTTGAACTTTTCAGAACCATATCTATCCTCGAG CTTCAGGAGAGAAGTCTGAAGTGTAGCATTATTCAGTTCGAATTATGGAAGCAGCAAAGCCAGCAACACCAAAAACAACAGGAGATCCCTTGTATAGGAGTTTAG
- the LOC109014322 gene encoding probable galacturonosyltransferase 10, whose protein sequence is MRRRPIDFRRPVRRSVSNVLWWVLCSIAVLLFIFVLSRGSESKSRPAILKRHRHDRIMEGLNITEELLSPVSVTRQLSDLVSLAKAFVVIAKESNNHQFAWELSAQIRISQILLSDAAIRRTPLTIRESETAIRDMTLLLYQGQQLHYDSATMIMRLKAKIQTLDEQRSSVSEKSSKYGQIAAEEVPKSLYCLGVRLTTEWFNNSNLQRKLIERNQIDMKLKDNNLYHFCVFSDNILATSVVVNSTALSSKNPDMVVFHLVTDQINYAAMKAWFSMNDFRGVTVEVQKFEDFSWLNASYVPVLKQLQDSETQSYYFSGNSDDGRTPIKFRNPKYLSMLNHLRFYIPEVFPALNKVLFLDDDVVVQKDLSALFSIDLNGNVNGAVETCMETFHRYHKYLNYSHPLIRSHFDPDACGWAFGMNVFDLVEWRKRNVTGIYHYWQEMNVDRTLWKLGTLPPGLLTFYGLTEPLDPSWHVLGLGYTNVDPKVILKGAVLHFNGNSKPWLKIGIEKYKPLWEKYVDYSHYLLQQCNFH, encoded by the exons ATGAGGCGGAGGCCGATTGATTTTCGGAGGCCTGTGAGGAGGTCAGTTTCAAATGTACTGTGGTGGGTATTGTGCTCAATAGCGgttttgcttttcatttttgttctgaGCAGAGGAAGCGAGAGTAAGTCGAGACCAGCGATACTCAAG CGACACAGGCATGATAGAATCATGGAAGGCCTTAACATTACTGAAGAATTGTTGAGTCCTGTTTCGGTCACCAGGCAACTCAGTGATCTAGTTTCTCTTGCAAAAGCTTTCGTTGTAATTGCAAAAGAAAGCAACAACCATCAATTTGCTTGGGAATTAAGTGCTCAGATTCGCATTTCACAGATCCTCCTCTCAGATGCTGCAATAAGGCGAACACCTCTGACAATTAGAGAGTCAGAAACTGCAATTCGTGATATGACACTCTTACTCTACCAAGGTCAGCAACTCCATTATGACAGTGCAACAATGATCATGAGACTGAAAGCCAAAATCCAAACTCTTGACGAACAAAGGAGTTCTGTGAGTgaaaagagttcaaaatatgGACAAATAGCTGCTGAAGAAGTCCCAAAAAGTTTATATTGCCTTGGTGTGCGCTTAACAACTGAATGGTTCAATAACTCAAACTTACAGAGGAAGCTTATTGAAAGAAATCAAATAGACATGAAACTTAAGGATAACAATCTCTATCATTTTTGCGTCTTCTCTGACAACATCTTGGCAACCTCAGTCGTGGTCAATTCAACTGCCTTAAGTTCCAAAAATCCAGATATGGTCGTCTTCCATCTTGTAacagatcaaataaattatgctGCTATGAAGGCTTGGTTTTCCATGAATGATTTTCGAGGAGTGACAGTTGAGGTTCAAAAGTTTGAAGACTTCAGTTGGCTAAATGCTTCTTATGTTCCTGTTCTTAAGCAACTCCAAGACTCTGAAACTCAGAGCTATTATTTCTCTGGCAATAGTGATGATGGCCGGACTCCGATCAAGTTTCGAAACCCAAAGTATTTATCCATGCTTAACCACCTCAGATTTTATATCCCTGAAGTCTTTCCTGCACTGAACAAGGTGTTATTTCTTGATGATGATGTCGTGGTTCAAAAGGATCTATCTGCTCTTTTTTCCATTGATTTGAATGGCAATGTCAATGGGGCTGTTGAGACATGCATGGAGACATTTCATAGATACCATAAGTACTTGAATTACTCTCACCCTCTCATTAGATCACACTTTGATCCTGATGCATGTGGATGGGCTTTCGGGATGAATGTTTTCGATCTGGTTGAGTGGAGGAAAAGGAACGTAACTGGTATCTACCACTACTGGCAGGAAATGAATGTTGACCGGACATTGTGGAAACTCGGTACACTTCCACCTGGACTGTTGACATTCTATGGATTAACAGAGCCTTTGGACCCCTCATGGCATGTTTTGGGGTTGGGCTACACAAATGTTGATCCCAAGGTGATATTGAAGGGTGCTGTGCTGCACTTCAATGGAAACTCAAAGCCATGGTTGAAGATTGGGATCGAAAAATACAAGCCCCTTTGGGAGAAATATGTTGATTATTCGCATTATCTATTGCAACAGTGCAATTTCCATTGA